In Mytilus edulis chromosome 8, xbMytEdul2.2, whole genome shotgun sequence, the genomic window AAACATAAGTCAGTGCAaggaaacaaaaaaagaaatgacaGACGGACACCATTTTTGGTTTAatagcattgtgtataattttcatataaCTTGTATGTCAGAAGCAAACTTGAGTAAAAgtgttcaacaaaaatgaaagGGAAAGATGAAGGTAAAGATGAAACACTTATTGCCCAAGTTGCCTATGGTGGGgacataaaataattaaaatataaacatatatgaGTTAATCCTtgtaaggccgtgttcacaccaaacaccatgtacaattagtttaatgtaatgtacactggtttcacattaaatttgttcacatctaccttgtttaattacctgtacataagatatGTTCACACttttaaactatatgtcatttaaatgttcattacgtagaactgaatgcaagtttttcggacaacttttctagcagttagggaacaaccatttgactttaaaaaaagggggggatggATTTTTCCTTGAATATTCTGTCACCgaattcgataaaaaaaaaggaaattctaATCATACAGATGGAAAAataatattctgaatcaagaATTTTCCCATTTATTATAGTGTTTTATGAGGTCCTTCAATTtcatgttgaaatttgaaaaatccGTAACCATGTCCAGCTAATTTTGGTCATTACAGATAATTCAataaattgctttaaaatattgaaaaaaaaagtttgattgcTAGCATTGAAAAAACTGAATAAAAGCATTCGCGTGAAAATAATTctgactcagaaaaaaaatttaacccccctttttttaacttaagtggttgctcctttataatagcaattttgatgatttgcagtagtttaaagatactaaagatgtctcgacTACGGATTAGACAAGTATGCTGCAGCAGcctgcttacagacgaagaaaaaggattgagatgttaaggatcactacacatgctacatttctatcttttctgcttgattcaaatggtatttcttctctaAGGAGTATTAAGCAAAGGGAGGGgtaatgttgttttattattatttctaagCGTATCtaaacggatctgagatactagacaaacaaaacaatttacctcaCTTTTTTCAGtcatgcatttatgagtgaatcgttgtttgagtaaagaccagtggcaaatatttctgtgtacgtccagtcgatgatcatacatttctattatttgtttttgtttcaatggttttttttccaaggagtatttggcaaagagAGGGGGTAatgctttttttattattatttctaagTGTATTTTAAAGGATCTGAGATAAAAGACAGACAAAACAAATTACCTCACTTTTTTCAGCAATGCATATATCAGTGAAACGTTGTTTAAGTACAGACCAGTATTTTAATTGAtccgagatactagacaaacaataataATGCATtaatgagtgaatcgttgtttgagtacagaccagtggcaaatatttaggTGTACATCCAGTAGATTTGgtaagaccttttcaaatgaattatgtgttcggcaatgatgatactttgagtcttgataaggggttaataaagctacctaaagttttttttataacaaattaaattatatatcaagtttagacaaatattgtAAAGAACTTCATTAATAATTGttctaaatatcaattttatcaaaaaatcgTTTCTCCCTTAGATATGGTAAAAATAATGTTCTAAATATCTAGTTTTGTGTAcaacttaacctacacaaggcctacattgactatcaactgcatgtagacaaaacatgatttacactgcATGTAAAcgttgagttttatcaatgggaacgtaattgtgttttgtttacgtgtgagttacactaacacactactgagtttaggtcaatgtgaacacagcCTAAGACTTACTGTTTTGCCCTTCTTACCTATGTGCTCTGTGGGCAGTACCAAAAGCATCATTTACATAAACATCTCCCAACTTTGATAATGAGGCTCTGAATGCGTCTACTGCTGCCTTGTCtgcttttatctataaataaataatggAAAACACTGAGTTACCCACAATAAAACAGAAACTGTATAAATGGACATGCAAAGATTCCCATTCtatattctaaaataaaatgcaccaaatattaattgaatatatatatactgttttaaatgaatgaatgaaaagaTAAGTTGTTCCCCCCTCTTTtcacaaatgtaacaaagttttGTTCAGATTAACAAGAGTTATTTACACGCCCCTTCCTACTatacaaatgttaaaatgttttgtttagtttAACATGAGTTATCTCTCTTGCATTGGGAGCAGGTTTTTTCTCAATAGTTTCTTGTGTGTTTCTTTACTTCTGTATGCAAAAAATCTTTTACTATCATAAAAATCCTGTCTTAATTTGTCttaaatttggtttaaaaatttataaaaaaaaaatttgtttttactttttagacTACCAAGTATTTTTGGGGTAAAACTAACAGTCACAATGGATAATCCTCATGAGacagttgaaatttttctaatttaaaacgCAAGGCATGCcaagcgttttaaatatttaaaatttaactgtccaGATGTCACAGTACATAATTCAGAGGATAACAAGAAAGTTTGACAGCATAAttgaattttgaccaatgaagaactgagatcaaacggaCCACATGTTTATTAAATAAAAGTAATCCTCAGTATTAAAGAAATTTTATAATACTATTTGACTGTGTATACCTTGTTCCCTTCAGAATCTACTCCTTTTCCTTCTTCTTCCACATGAAATCTGAGATTCTCAAGTAACAACACTGTCCCTGGGGCAGGGCTGGCACAAGCTGCCTCAACCTCTGGTCCAACACAGTCTGATAAAAATGTTACGGGTCTGTAAAAGAAAgggaaataatttaaatttataaacaaataataacaCTGTCCCTGAGTCAATCTTTGGTCCAACAGTCTGATAGAAAAATGTCACTGGTCTGAAAAagaaagggagacaactcaaatTCACTTAAAGATAAAATGGGAAATcagtcaaatatatatataaatgtatatatatagaataatctACAGGTAAACCTACTTTTCATATGCATTATACATTATGTGATGAACTTATATCTTTTAATCAACACATTACATTGTACTGGTATTTATAATCTTTTTACTATTTGTAGCTAATTTACAATTTTTcctcataaatataaaaagatcTGTTACGATAGCAAATCCCACACAGACCAATGAAGTTTACAACTACTGGTATAGGTAAGTGTATGTGCTTTAGCAATAAGCAAAATCCATACATTATGCAAGCTTTAAAAGGCTAAAAAAtgaacaaagtaaaacaattcaaaaaagcCTAATTTAAGCACAAAACAACAAACCAAAAACAAGTATGATTTCTAGCAgcaaacgacatccactgaatttaaggctcctgattttggacagTCACATACATAATGGAGTTGGATTAAACATGTCTACTGGCACCATTCCCTCTCCCTTCCTATGAAATTTAATTACTTATTTTTCCAACAGCAATCTTACAACCAGACTCATCTCACACTTACAACTTTTGCAAAgggacagcaaaccaacaacaaaaTTTATCATATATCTAATACTTACTTCGAAAGAAGTTTGTCTAATTCTCCCTTGACAGGTGCCATAGAATATTTGTCTTGTTTTCTGCCGTCAGGTCGCCCAAGATGGCTCATCAATACAACAGACTTAGCACCATTGTCCAGGGCATATTTTATAGTTGGTAAAGCCGCTGTTATTCtacatgtaaataataaataatgtcaCAATTGTCAAGAGAATGAAGAGTATGACTGTTTTAATTGAAGTTTGCAAGTTTTATAAGTGTATAAATACCCTTGAATTACATTGATCTACACCAGAAGAAGTATTTTTAAACTTCATAAAAACAATGTGTTGTGctttttaattgttcagcttttGATAACTGTAGGTTACAATGTATTTCATTTCATAATAGAAATTGACCAACGTTGAAGTTTTTCATGATTTAATGAATTCCAAATAAATGCACAGAACTAAATGAACTATGTAAACTAATTACATGTAATAAGGAGGTCAATAACAAATTGAATTTTTAAGATTGATCAATTGTGAATTCCTTTATCTACTTTTGTACATTATTTAATGTTAGAGATTTGGAAACAGTAGCAACCACAGAAACATACAAATAAGAAGCAGTCCATCACTGAAAATCAACATACCATACATAAGTAcacaaattcaaaataattcgGAATACTAGGCATTTTACGTAGTAAAAAAAGGAAGGAACCAGAAATAAAATGAACAACATAAAccataaaaacatatttataaagaaaagctTGATCCACGGACACTTTATAAGCAAGTAAACTTTATGAACGAATCTACCTAGATTTACAATTCCCAAAATTGCAGCGATCATACACTTACCCTATTACCGACGCAATTAGAAGCAGTACCTCCCTCGGAGCAAAGCCAGTTGAATTGGTATGGGATGGCCAGTGGGATTTTGTCCAATTTGGAAATGAAGTGACATTTTATGATCTACTTTCATCATTTCTACAATATTACCACTAGAAACCTCCATGAGAACAACTACATAGACATGTAAGAATAGCAGCTAACCACATTGTTAATAACTTTATTGACCAACTTTCACTTTTAACTATACTAGATTcttattttactttcactttctatttatatctattgttatGTTACTTTCGGCGAACAACACAACCGCAAAATTTGTACttcactgtttgatttcatgtataatattgtCCTGAAGATGCCACCCTTGTTGGCGAAACATGTCGACCAGAATAAACTGTTATATGCGATAATTGAtgggtgttgttgtctttattgttttattttatattatttatttatgtaattgtattgaaataaatataattatctcTATACAGTTGTAGTTTGGGTATACATATTGTAAATTGCTTGATATATTATAATCCACATTCACCAAAGTACCAATGTGATAATTATGTAAAATCTtaacattaaggtggtacctaacactacatggagataactctgtaaagtaagctaaacgttttaacatgtttaattacgttgtgttgttaatggaatatttagcttctcaatgatcaaaattggtgtttgtcaaactgctatataaccagtgtaatttttctgacaaaagggttggttcaaaatttttgaaatttttatatttttgtcaaagggtcaaattaaatactttgtcaaaattttattaaaattaaacaaccaaattaattttagtgaaagtgttgggtatcACCTTAAGTAAAATCATCTTGCTTTTACTGTAGTGGCAACATTTTGAACACTCTTTCTACATCTTTTATAATGATATATTACCTCTGTGTGTTTGTAACTTTTCCTTCTTTCAATGGAACATTAAAATCAACActgtaaaaataaatcataatgaGTTAAATTAATGCTCTACCTTTTTTACATTTCTCTAGGCTGCAAATGACTcattaaaataattaacattttgtATAATGTATGGCTTAAACAGTAGAACTTTCTCAATATGACCTACAAAATTAATTTGTGTCTGTCTGTTTAAGGACTACTTAATGTGGACAACAATTTCGGGTAAACAACTCTCTAATTATTTAGAGAAACAATTGAGGTTTTTAACATGGGTTCTAGAACAATACAGGTGTACAAGAAACCAAATGCATGAAATATAGGCTTGCAttgtaatttagatttttttaggatgtacatgattcttttAATAGACTTTCATGACAGTGACTGTGTCATAAAGCAATTAAATGTACTATACAAACAAGTCACATTGAATATCCCCTTACCAAAATACATGTAGTAGCTTCAAGGTCAATTGATTGGCTTTGTAAGATTTCATCAGTATTAAACTTATAACTAGTAGGGTGAGTTGGCCTATATACAGCAAGATTACactctttttcattttaatattggaGTTTGTAGGAAGTGGAGAGAGTTTAGAGAAAGTTGGGGAGAGCTGTCTTGCTTCCTTTCAAGTGGTTTATAAATAGTCTAGAGCAAATAGAATTCACAGGTGTTCCTCACTGCAATTactcaggggttaaaaaatcaactagcccgacgcccgggactagagcatttacgcctcgggcaatCAAAACTTTTAACctaatatgcccgacggactcgTAACAAAAATTCTTGGCGTTTCCAAAATAGATAGTGGAAATCCCTTCATCCCTATTCtatcttagccaatcagattcAATTACGTCATCTGGGATTCAAAgcatttgaactggtttgtacaggtctaGGGAtgtgttcaatatcgtagcggctacttAGGGCTACGCagatttatgattattgaaaGTTTAGCTAGCCTAgcggctacatatatatatattgatagcagctaggccCTGTTGTAcagttacatgttttaaaaataaaacaaatgactCAGGGTGGCCAGGTATCATCTATTGATAGCAATATCTCACACTTTCAATATCGATTTTTCAGTACAGGGGGTATTGAACATTGCTTCTGTCGAGATTTTCAATTAACGATGCCGGTTATTATGTATTGGTCTTGTCGGACAACTGTTGAACACGAAACAATAcagcaaaatatttcaaaatattttagaacgGGCACACCAGGAACTTGGTCAATTTCAAAGCAAAAATCGGTAGATGAAGGGGTACTAATGTGGCTGAAAATtcatccagaaaaaaatgtaaaatacgatCGGGAAAAGCGGAAAGAACATATCTAGTGACATGGACAGAAAGATTCCCCTGGACAAGGTCGGCTGTGGCGGCAGGATGAAAAATCTGAGACCATGTTCTGCGAATATTGCCAGTGTTTTCCCGAGCACGCCAATAAAAGGTCTCCCTTATATGTGTGGacaacaaatataataattaaaccacTTGTTTCACACGataaaacaaatgaacatgttttctgcaatttagttatttttttaatttcgatattaccgctatttctgcTATTAACTCAACAGAAAAaagggacattaacaaaaatgtatgcttctttcgaaggcagattgggagcttaaatgaacggtgaccccattactttttttttatttttctattaggtataagataaagttcatttatagaaaaatatagagaaatcctatattaaataaaaaaattgatttagacccgcgagcccccttaaagaCCCATAGTACTACAACGGATAAAAATGAACTAgttaaatacagtgtataatgtccCCTTCAAAACATGACACCCACCctgtattatgcagcaaactctgattTGTAAGGCATACatggctagcaggtcagttttgatgggCTAGCAGTTCTTcgaacagggctagtaaaatcctgctgtcaataagtcctgggctagttagctgtaacaTAATTTTTCAACCCCAATTACTGCACTGTTTGTCAAAAGTTCATAAGCTACATCAGTACATGTAGCTTCAAGCCTcactttgaaagaaaaaaaaactttaaaattaaaaataaatgatgtgGATATGGATAACCTCTGCAGAAACTTACGAACTTCATGGATGAAAACAATTGAGACCAAGCATCATTTTACTAGTCCCccaggccataaaaaagaataggtttgtttgcccaaatgctacctacccagaaaaaagctgcctactcaaattattttattgtcctgatttgaagaagttttttttctaaGCAGATAgacatgaagactaataaacacctgatacttcaatttctctttttgaaaaaaacaaaaaagaaaatgcctacctacctacccatactACCTATCAACCAGttgatgtttttctgtatataaagaagACTGTCTCAAACTTTGGGTAGGGTTTAgacaaaccaaaatatttttaattgtggccccATTACaacagaggtggatttaggggggcaagggggggggggatttggatgcttatatagggaatcactgatgtGTTAatggagtgggccccctcttagacagtcagtgagcccccacttatgaaaatttcttgatccgCCAGTGTACAAAATGAATTATATGTGGCAGatacagaaattttcataagggtTAGGGATCAAAAGGCAATGACTGCCATTGAGGGGGCCTGCTCTTATCGTCCCTAAGTGAGTCCCTAAAAAATCAACCCAagttttcccacaaaaggggggggggtatatttCTAAAACGATTTGGCTTGACAGTCACATCAAAGCAAGCCAATTCAGCCTTTATGACAGTTTGAACTTTGTCTCATATTAGACTcataattgtttacaaaatacgTATATTTTATACGTTTTCACCGACGTTCGCggaaaatttgtaatttcttcGACTTTCACTTTGACAAATGTCAAGGACAGGTCATTTCCCATTGAATGATCTGTGCATAACAATTAATTTTGTAAACGCTTACCGCATCAACACACGTTTATCTTTAAGGTCCAATGCATCTATAGCGAGTTTGTTCAATGCCATTTTAGTATTTCTCAGTAAGGTTGACAAACAATCTTTCCTTTTTCTTTCTTGTAAGCCGGCGAAACCTTCCAAATTAAAGATTCAGTGCAAGAAAGACAACTCTACTTTTTCCCGTCAGAAACAAGTTGCTTTTAAAAAGCGTGTATTGAGAGCTGATGTTGTTGTGTAAAGTAGATAAAATGCGTTGTGTATAGATCGTGTTTATTCTAAACTAGCCATTGCTATATAAGTAACGTCATAAATACATAAGTCAGGTAGCAACGTTAACATGTATATATTCGCGCTAAATTCCCGACATTCTCGGGGCCGGCAAaagttaaaatatgaaattattaattACTTTAAATGTCAATCGAATAgatatttctgaaaattaaataattaaaatgtctttctaaaacaaattcaaataattcacTTATTAAATTCACTTTTAACGAAGTCTATCACTTTTGGGTAGTCGAGCTCGAACAGATGTCTCTCGTTTTGGTAGAACTCGTGTCAATCTCTCTGTTGAAGTATCATCATTTTTGTCATctaaattgttaatgtttgttcgGATTTCGAGCGGGTACAGTATAGGGCGATCCGGATgatccagtttccatggcaacttgGCAGAATAACGTTCGTTTTCAAATTTGATACAGTCTTGTTGATAAGTCTTTACAAAACTCTCCTCATCGTCCTGTTGTGGTAAACGTATTCCTAACGATTCTAGATTCCAGAATTTCTCGATCTCGCTTTCCTCTGCATGGTGTGAAGTAACATTCAGAAGAACTGATGAAGTCAAGGATTTCTCTCCGTTTCTTATTACCGGTCCAGATAACAAGTAACCAATTTTTGATGCTACGGCTGTAGGTCCATTCCCTCTAATCACGTGATCTTGAACTATATCCCAATAATAATCGGCTCCTATCAAGAGTGAAATTTCAAAGCTATCATCGTTATTTACCGGATGTGCGAGCTTTAAATTTTTCAAGTATGGCAAATTGCGTGTAAAGTATTTCGTCTGGTTTTGAAGTGGGACTGCAATATCTGGAACAATCAATGCATTAATGCTTAAAATATCACCTTTGTCAGTATGTAGTTGAACGTTTGCTGTATCCAAATGGCGTATATTCTTCTCCTTGTCTCCAAAAGCTGACAGTTCAATTATGTCCCTTCCGCTTGGTCTTATCTGTAATTTGTCTGCTATGCTCTGAGTGATGAATGAACGTTGGGCACCTTCGTCAAATAAAATACTAGCTTCTGTGATCTGTTTCCCGTATGATATTGGTGCGATAGCGGTTTTCAATAAAACGCTTGTGTGTTGTGAGGTATACATTACTGCAGTTTCTGGTTCTCCTGTTTTTACCAAGCTTACAACGGTTGATTTTTCCTTGCTGTCCTGTCCTTTTCCATCTGTAGCTTGTTCCCCGCAAATACTGGTGTGATGTTTCTTGTTACATTTCTTACATCGGTTACGCGATTTACACTCGGCAACACCGTGGTTTCCTAGACAgttgaaacattttttcttttgctttacgATGTTCAGTCTTTCATTCACGTCAGAAATTATCGTGCAATCTCCCGGAAAATGTATACCAGTGCAGTAGATGCAAGGACGTTTTTTGTCATTGAAACGTGGattgtttgtattgaaatttCGCTGAGTTTTATTGCGAGCTTCGGTCAGAAATGTTGCGGTAGTATGTAAACCTTCGCGGTCGGTAAATTGTCCCGCTTCAAGAATTCTCGCTTCTTTTGTGATGGCTTTTCTGAGGTTGTTTAGAGTTATATGATCGCTATCATATTCACGGGCAATACTTTTTCTCGTTTCTACTGGTAGTTTACTAATAATTATAGGTACTAATAGCGCGCCATACATTTCTTGTGTTTGACCCAAACATTCAAGACCTCTTACGTACGTTTCTAGGTGGTCTCCGTACCTCCTTAGGCTGTTTAAATCATTTGACGGTGAAGGAAGATCCATTAAAGCTTTCATGTAGGCATGAATAATCTTTTGAGGCGATCCAAAACGCTCTTTGAGCAAATTAACGGCAGTGGTGTAATTGGCATTTGTCAGTGCGAAACCTTCAATAGTTTGGGCGGCATGGCCATGGAGTTGGGCCTTCAAGTAACTAAATTTCTGTATCTCGGTCA contains:
- the LOC139484360 gene encoding uncharacterized protein, whose translation is MESKLKAVRRGHRGQVTKLFKKFDEIEKNSDLDKDDVKLISDAVEQKQKTIVDLNEKILDLTSEEDVEEEIQESDEYMFNLESKLRKIRKIYSDSISQNVASTSLDPNANSFMPSYPTNSSLTNANVIRSNETEINVQPTNFDNFRSMQNTHRDLQSTNNLYNQGFSSVSNSSQNHRLPKLDLPHFDGEILQWQTFWDSYESTIHFNSTLTEIQKFSYLKAQLHGHAAQTIEGFALTNANYTTAVNLLKERFGSPQKIIHAYMKALMDLPSPSNDLNSLRRYGDHLETYVRGLECLGQTQEMYGALLVPIIISKLPVETRKSIAREYDSDHITLNNLRKAITKEARILEAGQFTDREGLHTTATFLTEARNKTQRNFNTNNPRFNDKKRPCIYCTGIHFPGDCTIISDVNERLNIVKQKKKCFNCLGNHGVAECKSRNRCKKCNKKHHTSICGEQATDGKGQDSKEKSTVVSLVKTGEPETAVMYTSQHTSVLLKTAIAPISYGKQITEASILFDEGAQRSFITQSIADKLQIRPSGRDIIELSAFGDKEKNIRHLDTANVQLHTDKGDILSINALIVPDIAVPLQNQTKYFTRNLPYLKNLKLAHPVNNDDSFEISLLIGADYYWDIVQDHVIRGNGPTAVASKIGYLLSGPVIRNGEKSLTSSVLLNVTSHHAEESEIEKFWNLESLGIRLPQQDDEESFVKTYQQDCIKFENERYSAKLPWKLDHPDRPILYPLEIRTNINNLDDKNDDTSTERLTRVLPKRETSVRARLPKSDRLR